The following proteins are co-located in the Agromyces laixinhei genome:
- a CDS encoding putative protein N(5)-glutamine methyltransferase, which produces MTPTEIQIVSRLRAAGCVFAEDEAALLEAEAGGAELEALVERRVAGEPLEQVLGWAEFAGLRLRVLPGVFVPRRRTEFLAREAARLAALAAVAPAAGDDARIPVVVDLCCGAGAIGAAVASAMADAAGTVHLVGADLDPVAVQAARLNLEPLGGVVVEGDLYDALPAELRGRIDVLAVNAPYVPSEAIAMMPPEARDHEARMALDGGGDGLDVHRRVAASARSWLAPGGALLIETSERQAPVAAEFFEKGGLVARIMHDAEADATIVIGVR; this is translated from the coding sequence GTGACGCCGACGGAGATCCAGATCGTGTCGCGCCTGCGCGCGGCCGGCTGCGTGTTCGCCGAAGACGAGGCGGCCCTGCTCGAGGCCGAAGCAGGCGGCGCTGAGCTCGAGGCACTCGTCGAGCGCCGGGTCGCGGGAGAGCCCCTCGAGCAGGTGCTCGGCTGGGCGGAGTTCGCGGGCCTGCGCCTGCGGGTGCTGCCTGGCGTCTTCGTGCCGCGGCGCCGTACCGAGTTCCTGGCGCGCGAGGCTGCGCGTCTCGCGGCGCTCGCCGCCGTGGCACCGGCGGCGGGTGACGACGCGCGCATCCCGGTCGTCGTCGATCTCTGCTGCGGTGCCGGCGCCATCGGTGCGGCGGTTGCATCGGCGATGGCGGATGCCGCGGGCACCGTGCACCTCGTCGGCGCGGATCTCGATCCCGTCGCCGTGCAGGCGGCGCGACTGAACCTCGAGCCGCTCGGCGGCGTCGTGGTCGAGGGCGACCTCTACGACGCGTTGCCCGCCGAACTCCGCGGCCGCATCGACGTGCTCGCCGTCAATGCGCCGTATGTGCCGAGCGAGGCGATCGCCATGATGCCTCCCGAGGCGCGCGACCACGAGGCGCGCATGGCCCTCGACGGCGGGGGAGACGGGCTCGACGTGCATCGCCGGGTCGCGGCATCCGCCCGCTCATGGCTCGCGCCCGGCGGAGCACTGCTGATCGAGACGAGCGAGCGTCAGGCGCCGGTCGCGGCGGAGTTCTTCGAGAAGGGCGGACTCGTCGCCCGCATCATGCACGATGCCGAGGCCGACGCGACCATCGTCATCGGCGTGCGCTGA
- a CDS encoding nitroreductase family deazaflavin-dependent oxidoreductase has product MDIGATFLTTRWMARLPIAIFRAGFGFIFGGRLLLLEHRGRTSGESRFVVIEAADREAPDRVVVASGFGTRAQWYRNLEAEPRCGVSIGWRRRVPARAELLGTEESRRLLERYGERRPATWAVLERSIQDATGEAHPEIPMVRLHLE; this is encoded by the coding sequence ATGGATATCGGCGCGACGTTTCTGACGACGCGATGGATGGCGCGCCTGCCCATCGCGATCTTCCGGGCGGGATTCGGATTCATCTTCGGCGGCCGGTTGCTGTTGCTCGAGCATCGCGGTCGCACGAGCGGCGAATCGCGCTTCGTGGTCATCGAGGCGGCCGACCGCGAGGCGCCCGATCGCGTCGTCGTCGCCTCGGGCTTCGGCACGCGTGCGCAGTGGTACCGGAACCTCGAGGCCGAACCCCGCTGCGGAGTGAGCATCGGGTGGCGCCGCCGGGTGCCGGCGCGTGCCGAGCTCCTCGGCACCGAGGAGAGTCGCCGCCTGCTCGAGCGGTACGGTGAGCGGCGCCCAGCGACGTGGGCGGTGCTCGAGCGTTCGATTCAGGATGCCACCGGCGAGGCCCATCCCGAGATACCGATGGTCAGGCTGCACCTCGAGTGA
- a CDS encoding ATP-binding cassette domain-containing protein, with the protein MRKSPDNDKIRRKAASESSEKQAQKVRQMESRIARLDEVEEPRKEWQLEFTIGRAPRSSSVVSTLDEAVVRQGDFTLGPVSLQVDAGERIGITGPNGAGKSTLLSLLLGRRAADAGRASLGASVAIGEIDQARTQLAGDAPLAEAFEALVPEFSSGEVRTLLAKFGLKADHVLRPVDALSPGERTRAGLALLQGRGVNVLVLDEPTNHLDLAAIEQLEEALESYEGTLLLVTHDRRMLEHVRLDRRWHVEAGRVTDH; encoded by the coding sequence ATGAGGAAGTCGCCCGACAACGACAAGATCCGGCGGAAGGCCGCCTCCGAGTCGAGCGAGAAGCAGGCGCAGAAGGTGCGGCAGATGGAGAGCCGCATCGCGCGGCTCGACGAGGTCGAGGAGCCGCGCAAGGAGTGGCAGCTCGAGTTCACGATCGGTCGGGCGCCGCGGTCGAGTTCGGTCGTCTCAACCCTTGACGAGGCGGTGGTGCGGCAGGGTGACTTCACCCTCGGGCCGGTCTCCCTGCAGGTCGACGCCGGGGAGCGGATCGGCATCACGGGCCCGAACGGCGCCGGCAAGTCGACACTGCTGTCGCTGTTGCTCGGACGGCGTGCGGCCGATGCCGGCAGGGCGAGTCTCGGGGCATCCGTGGCGATCGGGGAGATCGACCAGGCTCGCACCCAGCTCGCCGGGGATGCGCCGCTCGCCGAAGCCTTCGAAGCACTCGTGCCCGAGTTCTCGAGCGGCGAGGTGCGCACGTTGCTCGCGAAGTTCGGGCTGAAGGCCGATCACGTGCTCCGGCCGGTCGATGCCCTCTCACCGGGCGAGCGCACGCGCGCCGGGCTCGCGCTGCTGCAGGGGCGCGGCGTCAACGTACTCGTGCTCGACGAGCCGACGAACCACCTCGACCTCGCCGCGATCGAACAGCTCGAGGAGGCGCTCGAGTCGTACGAGGGCACGCTGCTGCTCGTCACGCATGATCGCCGAATGCTCGAGCACGTGCGCCTCGACCGCCGCTGGCACGTCGAAGCGGGGCGGGTCACCGACCACTGA